A part of Ziziphus jujuba cultivar Dongzao chromosome 8, ASM3175591v1 genomic DNA contains:
- the LOC132804938 gene encoding 23 kDa jasmonate-induced protein-like, with protein MPPSTPSVTDDPKKPKGGSKTNVFGKPVTDDTVKKLFPGKGKITNRDRAYVAYNLKNEDKKEDLAVDYAVRLKYDGKVDADKVATVCVIYNATGVTIELFKQKDFNGGTILDPGYPSKIENGQWAAFLHVGSHAAVVYRGQNELHDCAWLHAWQNLGSDQRKSVCTEIQTPDHYEDDDVLTSLKSLTNRDKDTWNTGIGCYSYASIDQVKGFPDKYTGIMTLEAIPPSPPVTKYSYD; from the exons ATGCCGCCATCGACACCGAGCGTGACTGATGACCCAAAAAAGCCGAAGGGAGGCTCAAAAACCAACGTGTTTGGAAAACCAGTGACCGATGACACTGTGAAGAAACTTTTTCCTGGTAAGGGAAAGATCACCAACAGAGACAGGGCTTACGTGGCGTACAACCTGAAGAATGAAGATAAGAAGGAAGACTTGGCCGTCGATTATGCGGTGAGACTCAAGTACGATGGGAAGGTCGATGCAGACAAGGTAGCTACAGTTTGCGTAATTTATAATGCTACTGGAGTTACCATCGAACTTTTTAAGCAGAAAGATTTCAATGGTGGCACTATATTAGACCCGGGGTACCCTAGCAAGATTGAAAATGGCCAGTGGGCTGCTTTCCTCCATGTGGGATCACATGCCGCAGTTGTATACCGCGGCCAGAACGAGTTACATGATTGTGCCTGGTTGCACGCTTGGCAGAATTTAGGCAGCGACCAGCGAAAATCG GTTTGTACTGAGATTCAAACGCCTGACCATTACGAAGATGATGATGTTTTGACATCTTTGAAATCATTGACTAATCGTGATAAAGACACTTGGAATACTGGGATTGGATGCTACAGTTATGCATCTATTGACCAAGTCAAAGGTTTTCCCGACAAATATACAGGAATAATGACCTTGGAGGCTATCCCTCCTTCACCACCTGTTACAAAATATTCGTATGATTAA